One stretch of Bacteroidota bacterium DNA includes these proteins:
- a CDS encoding DUF420 domain-containing protein — MSTLKRNDRLFVPLIATLSVVVPALVALLLFADFGGAAFVGDLSFLPAMNAGINSIVSVLLIVALLFVKKGNIQAHKTTMITALVLSIFFLVSYVLYHGANGDVKFGGTGAMKVTYLVILFSHIILSMAVVPLALFATYRGLSNSIASHKKIVKWAWPIWLYVSVTGVIVYLFAHVFNPALVN, encoded by the coding sequence ATGAGTACGCTCAAAAGAAATGACAGGCTTTTTGTTCCCTTGATCGCAACGTTGAGCGTTGTCGTTCCGGCGTTGGTGGCGTTGCTGCTGTTCGCGGATTTTGGGGGCGCCGCCTTCGTGGGGGATTTGAGTTTTTTGCCCGCGATGAATGCCGGTATCAACAGCATTGTAAGTGTACTCCTGATTGTGGCCCTTCTGTTTGTGAAAAAAGGGAATATCCAGGCACACAAGACCACGATGATCACGGCGTTGGTGCTGTCGATCTTTTTTCTCGTTTCTTATGTGTTGTACCACGGCGCTAACGGAGACGTAAAATTTGGTGGCACCGGAGCGATGAAAGTCACCTACCTGGTGATCCTGTTTTCGCATATCATACTCTCGATGGCCGTGGTGCCATTGGCTTTGTTTGCGACCTACCGCGGTTTGAGCAACTCTATCGCAAGCCACAAGAAAATCGTTAAATGGGCCTGGCCGATTTGGCTGTATGTTTCAGTGACGGGTGTCATTGTTTATTTGTTTGCGCATGTGTTTAATCCGGCATTGGTAAACTGA
- a CDS encoding SCO family protein: MKKYRAFFVLFLILIFPILIYVFIKAFGTQNYRPIETISEKIPNPDGSLDSVFKAVGDFSFASHRGDTLRMDSLKGKIWLANVFHGNCSDACDIENAYIKQLLTKDFPTDPDIRIISFSVDPANDSVPVLKAYAEKLEADRRWYFLTGNPAVLSKFLIEELKFLPTDPKALSEKGLTDRTFRLVDWDGHLRGSIYHSAAENEMVTMAQHMVFLQKELADMRSGAHSPQ, translated from the coding sequence ATGAAAAAATACCGTGCGTTTTTTGTTCTGTTCCTGATCCTCATCTTTCCGATTTTGATCTATGTCTTCATCAAGGCATTTGGAACGCAGAACTATAGACCCATCGAAACTATTAGCGAAAAAATACCGAATCCGGACGGAAGTCTGGATTCGGTGTTTAAGGCTGTGGGTGATTTTTCTTTTGCCTCTCATCGGGGAGATACCCTCCGGATGGATTCCTTGAAAGGGAAAATCTGGTTGGCCAACGTTTTTCATGGCAATTGCTCCGATGCTTGCGACATTGAAAACGCTTACATCAAACAACTCCTCACCAAGGATTTCCCCACGGATCCTGACATTCGGATTATTTCGTTTTCCGTGGATCCCGCCAACGACAGCGTTCCTGTTTTGAAGGCCTATGCTGAGAAATTGGAGGCAGACCGTCGTTGGTACTTTTTGACAGGCAACCCAGCTGTTCTCTCAAAATTTCTGATTGAGGAACTCAAATTCCTGCCGACGGATCCTAAAGCATTGTCTGAGAAGGGCCTGACGGATCGCACCTTTCGTTTGGTGGATTGGGATGGTCATCTCCGTGGCAGCATCTACCACAGTGCTGCAGAAAATGAAATGGTAACCATGGCACAGCACATGGTCTTTTTGCAAAAGGAGCTTGCCGACATGCGTTCCGGAGCGCATTCTCCCCAGTGA
- a CDS encoding LysM peptidoglycan-binding domain-containing protein, protein MKQGWIKTLLLGALAMPASLMASMPGDSVGVKVVNGKSFVLYKLAKGDNLGKLSREYGVSVASLEELNSTTAATIQAGQILMVPSRTAAAGMSLKTVVDPKPTVVQPTPTEIKPVTAQNSGAQQNPSGGERKQHTVQKGETLYAVSRKYSVSVDQIKQWNSLSVDGLKEGQKLWVSASGTATVTPKKVEEPVKPVEQPKVVVAVKEPAPKAADVNPADIAPNAVKPVEANNGGGDQVATKVKPGPGVHVVKPGETLFAIARTYGMDVSELRKINRLENATIKEGQALRVKADSNENPNQGTALIDAIEQVQDSTPKLEQFPDLKVLTAPKATTVPSAAVVTVYKDKSTGVSYKRVEETGRVGAIQDFATDQTRFYAFHRYLPTGSYIRVDYPDKGQSILVEVINQLPEKDPYTVRLSAKCMDYLMIREAGAEVRLRYVIPFGE, encoded by the coding sequence ATGAAGCAAGGTTGGATTAAAACGTTGTTGTTGGGGGCTTTGGCGATGCCAGCTTCACTAATGGCTTCAATGCCAGGGGATTCAGTAGGGGTGAAGGTCGTGAATGGCAAGTCATTCGTCCTTTATAAATTGGCAAAAGGAGACAATCTCGGCAAGCTCTCCCGTGAGTACGGAGTCAGTGTCGCATCGTTGGAGGAGTTGAATTCTACGACTGCGGCTACGATTCAAGCGGGTCAGATTCTGATGGTGCCTTCCCGAACAGCCGCTGCCGGAATGTCATTGAAAACAGTGGTAGATCCCAAGCCGACGGTTGTACAGCCAACGCCAACAGAAATCAAGCCCGTTACAGCGCAAAATTCCGGCGCACAACAAAACCCATCCGGCGGAGAAAGAAAACAACATACGGTCCAAAAAGGGGAGACCCTCTACGCTGTTTCGCGCAAATACAGTGTGTCCGTTGATCAAATCAAGCAATGGAACAGTCTCTCGGTGGATGGACTCAAAGAAGGGCAGAAGCTTTGGGTGAGTGCATCCGGAACGGCCACCGTGACTCCAAAAAAGGTCGAGGAACCCGTCAAACCCGTTGAACAGCCCAAGGTGGTGGTCGCAGTAAAGGAGCCTGCTCCCAAAGCCGCTGATGTCAATCCGGCAGATATCGCACCGAATGCGGTGAAGCCAGTTGAAGCGAACAATGGAGGTGGCGACCAAGTCGCAACCAAGGTAAAACCGGGACCCGGTGTACACGTCGTAAAACCAGGAGAAACCCTGTTTGCCATCGCACGCACCTATGGGATGGACGTGAGCGAGTTGCGCAAAATCAACCGCTTGGAAAATGCAACCATCAAGGAAGGCCAAGCTTTGAGAGTCAAGGCTGATTCCAACGAGAATCCCAATCAGGGCACGGCATTGATCGATGCGATCGAACAAGTACAAGATTCCACGCCGAAGCTCGAGCAATTTCCAGATTTGAAAGTATTGACAGCTCCAAAGGCGACCACAGTCCCTTCGGCTGCAGTAGTGACGGTTTACAAGGATAAATCTACCGGCGTAAGTTACAAACGCGTCGAGGAGACGGGTCGGGTAGGAGCCATCCAAGACTTTGCCACCGACCAGACACGGTTCTATGCGTTCCATCGCTATTTGCCCACAGGATCCTATATCCGGGTAGATTATCCTGACAAGGGGCAATCCATCCTCGTAGAGGTCATTAATCAATTGCCAGAAAAGGATCCCTATACCGTCAGGCTGAGTGCAAAGTGCATGGATTACTTGATGATTCGCGAGGCTGGCGCGGAAGTGCGTTTGCGTTATGTGATCCCATTTGGTGAATAG
- a CDS encoding SCO family protein: MRKNARPLFILATILIGAGISYMIMYYVVGVPTTSPIGTSVKILPIMVPNPDGGQDSVIKTVGKFSFVSQTGNTITQDSLRGKIWVADVFFTTCTSICPKLSQGLQKIQTAFADDPEVKLVSFSVDPEYDSLSILQVYAAQYGARPHQWYMLTGNKTDLYKVEHEDFFFSATEDEDKTIKFVHDNTLRLVDKEGRFRGGFYDGTNPVEVDSVIADIKRLKNEYAQKK, from the coding sequence TTGCGAAAGAATGCACGTCCCCTGTTCATTTTGGCTACCATCCTGATTGGAGCCGGAATCTCCTACATGATCATGTACTATGTGGTTGGGGTTCCAACGACATCACCAATTGGTACTTCAGTCAAGATACTTCCGATCATGGTTCCCAATCCCGATGGCGGGCAGGATTCAGTGATTAAGACCGTTGGCAAATTTTCATTCGTTTCGCAGACCGGCAACACCATTACGCAAGACAGCCTTCGCGGGAAAATTTGGGTGGCGGATGTCTTTTTTACGACTTGCACGAGCATTTGTCCCAAATTGAGCCAAGGCCTTCAAAAAATTCAAACTGCATTTGCCGACGATCCGGAGGTGAAGTTGGTTTCGTTTTCGGTTGATCCTGAGTACGATTCGCTTTCCATCCTTCAAGTCTATGCAGCACAGTATGGGGCGAGACCGCACCAATGGTATATGTTGACAGGAAACAAAACCGACCTTTACAAGGTTGAACATGAAGATTTTTTCTTCAGCGCCACAGAAGATGAGGACAAGACGATCAAGTTCGTTCACGACAATACGCTGCGCCTGGTGGACAAGGAGGGAAGATTCAGGGGTGGATTCTATGATGGAACCAATCCCGTCGAAGTTGATTCAGTGATTGCGGATATTAAGCGATTGAAAAATGAGTACGCTCAAAAGAAATGA
- a CDS encoding DUF983 domain-containing protein, translating into MYPECTHCGQDFVIEPGFYMGASYIGYGFTSLISVIGALGYVFLFPSWNEWAVIALIVGLILVLLPLIFRYASTVMLHGLGSVRFDPGFARRFKLYVGEDGQLHSEKLETAE; encoded by the coding sequence ATGTACCCTGAATGCACGCATTGCGGGCAGGATTTTGTGATCGAACCAGGCTTTTATATGGGAGCTTCCTACATTGGCTATGGCTTTACCTCTTTGATTTCGGTGATAGGTGCATTGGGATACGTTTTCCTGTTTCCGAGTTGGAACGAATGGGCCGTCATCGCACTGATCGTAGGCTTGATTCTCGTCCTCCTTCCGCTCATTTTTCGATATGCAAGCACGGTAATGCTCCATGGTCTTGGTAGTGTGCGGTTTGATCCCGGTTTTGCGCGAAGGTTCAAATTGTATGTCGGGGAAGACGGCCAATTGCATTCGGAGAAATTGGAAACCGCCGAATAG
- a CDS encoding DUF4878 domain-containing protein — MKRTLKFSAVALLAVVVLWACGGAAGPKAAGESFLTAMAKGDIEGAKKFASKDSQGALEMMAGTSDAKKANPDKIEIGEVKEEGDKATLNYKENGTDKTLNLVKEDGAWKASYTKGAGDTGGLDDLGKGLEDAMDSATSTVDTLMPADGE, encoded by the coding sequence ATGAAAAGAACATTGAAATTTTCTGCTGTTGCACTGCTCGCAGTAGTAGTGTTGTGGGCATGCGGTGGCGCTGCCGGTCCTAAGGCTGCTGGCGAAAGCTTCTTGACAGCCATGGCCAAAGGCGACATCGAAGGCGCAAAGAAATTTGCTAGCAAGGATTCACAAGGTGCCCTCGAAATGATGGCCGGAACATCCGATGCAAAGAAAGCCAATCCTGACAAAATCGAGATCGGCGAAGTGAAGGAGGAAGGCGACAAGGCTACCTTGAACTACAAGGAAAATGGCACTGACAAAACCCTCAACCTTGTCAAGGAAGACGGTGCTTGGAAGGCTTCTTACACCAAAGGTGCAGGCGACACCGGTGGCCTAGATGACCTTGGCAAAGGCCTCGAAGACGCCATGGACAGCGCGACATCAACCGTCGACACGTTGATGCCAGCAGACGGAGAATAA
- a CDS encoding cystathionine beta-synthase — protein MWLNNILETMGDTPLIKINNVASHVKPTVLGKVEYFNPGNSIKDRIGVKMIQDAERKGLLKPGGTIIEGTSGNTGMGLALVAAIKGYRCIFTMPDKQSKEKMDILRAMGAEVVVTPTAVEPDDPRSYYSVAKRLSKEIPNSYYPNQYDNLSNQEAHYESTGPEIWAQTEGKITHLVAGMGTCGTMSGIARYLKEQNPNIVCVGVDTYGSVFKKYHETGEFDRNEIYSYLTEGIGEDILPANLNMSLVDQIIKVTDKDAAIMARKLARLEGLFVGWSCGSAMHGALEYARGLSKDDVVVVILPDHGTRYLGKIYNDQWMSDHHFIDKGNMLTAQEILDRKGKVDTLFSVSTKSTLSEVILLMREHSITQLPVVEGGNVVGTINESRVLNTILDDPSLKDSPVADCMSDPFPFVLPTTRIDLISKMINKDCPAVMMQDANGGLHIITKSDLIAVLAG, from the coding sequence ATGTGGCTGAATAATATCCTCGAGACCATGGGCGACACGCCCCTTATCAAGATCAACAACGTGGCTTCGCACGTAAAGCCCACTGTTTTGGGCAAGGTTGAATATTTCAATCCTGGCAACAGTATCAAAGACCGCATCGGGGTCAAGATGATTCAGGATGCCGAACGCAAAGGCTTGTTGAAGCCCGGAGGAACCATCATCGAGGGAACTTCAGGAAACACCGGTATGGGACTTGCCCTTGTTGCTGCGATCAAGGGTTATCGCTGCATCTTCACGATGCCCGACAAGCAGAGCAAGGAAAAAATGGACATCCTGCGCGCGATGGGTGCGGAAGTCGTCGTGACGCCTACTGCGGTCGAGCCTGATGATCCCCGTTCGTATTATTCCGTTGCCAAGCGCCTCTCCAAGGAAATCCCGAATTCTTATTATCCCAATCAATACGACAACCTGAGCAATCAGGAGGCGCATTACGAATCGACCGGGCCCGAAATTTGGGCGCAAACCGAAGGCAAAATCACGCACTTGGTCGCCGGTATGGGGACATGCGGCACCATGAGCGGCATCGCGCGCTACCTCAAGGAGCAAAACCCGAACATCGTTTGTGTGGGCGTCGATACCTATGGTTCAGTGTTTAAGAAATACCACGAGACCGGCGAATTTGACCGCAATGAGATTTATTCCTACCTCACCGAAGGAATCGGCGAGGACATCCTTCCTGCCAACCTGAACATGAGTCTTGTCGATCAAATCATCAAGGTGACCGATAAGGATGCTGCCATCATGGCCCGTAAGTTGGCGCGTTTGGAAGGCTTGTTCGTGGGTTGGTCTTGTGGATCTGCGATGCATGGTGCATTGGAATACGCCCGAGGACTCTCCAAAGACGATGTCGTGGTGGTGATCCTTCCTGACCATGGCACGCGTTACCTCGGAAAAATCTACAATGATCAGTGGATGAGCGATCACCACTTCATCGACAAGGGCAATATGCTCACCGCCCAGGAAATCCTGGATCGCAAGGGCAAGGTGGATACTTTGTTTTCGGTTTCCACGAAGTCCACGCTTTCCGAAGTGATCCTGCTGATGCGTGAGCACAGCATCACGCAATTGCCGGTGGTAGAAGGCGGCAATGTCGTCGGTACCATCAATGAAAGCCGGGTGCTCAACACGATTTTGGATGACCCAAGTCTGAAGGATAGCCCAGTGGCGGATTGTATGAGCGATCCTTTCCCGTTTGTGCTACCCACCACGCGCATCGACTTGATTTCCAAAATGATCAACAAAGATTGCCCTGCGGTCATGATGCAAGATGCCAATGGCGGCTTGCATATCATCACCAAATCGGATTTGATTGCAGTTTTGGCGGGTTGA
- a CDS encoding cytochrome c oxidase subunit 3, with protein MAVEANEKKYIIHPAKFNLWLFIVSIILLFGALTSAYIVSKGIESDKDMWHYFSMPKVLWLNTGILLVASVMLQIGLWGARKGDFRRAKIGFSLTMLLGLIFLAGQVVAWFNLTEEGVVFGAGGSNSGNYLYVITCLHGLHIVAGLIFMGYVYVRLMGNRYHPGNIVGIENAATFWHFLGLLWLYLFIFLLLNQGNPLV; from the coding sequence ATGGCAGTGGAAGCGAACGAGAAGAAGTACATCATTCATCCAGCGAAATTTAATCTCTGGCTGTTTATCGTGTCGATCATATTGCTTTTTGGTGCTTTGACGAGTGCTTACATTGTGAGCAAAGGCATCGAAAGCGACAAGGATATGTGGCATTACTTTTCCATGCCTAAAGTGCTCTGGTTGAATACAGGCATTTTGTTGGTGGCAAGTGTGATGTTGCAAATTGGGCTCTGGGGGGCGCGAAAAGGCGATTTCCGCAGGGCCAAAATAGGATTCAGCCTCACCATGTTGTTGGGACTGATTTTCTTGGCCGGTCAGGTGGTGGCTTGGTTCAATTTGACTGAAGAAGGTGTTGTTTTTGGAGCGGGCGGCAGTAACTCCGGCAATTACCTTTACGTTATCACCTGCCTGCATGGATTACACATCGTTGCAGGCTTAATTTTCATGGGTTACGTGTACGTGCGCCTGATGGGCAACCGTTACCACCCGGGAAACATCGTTGGAATCGAAAATGCTGCGACTTTCTGGCATTTTTTGGGTTTGCTCTGGTTGTATTTATTTATATTTTTGTTGCTCAACCAGGGCAATCCGTTGGTATAA
- a CDS encoding cytochrome c oxidase subunit 3 codes for MPGDGGLQIMNGVDHLGVNLMAPENTALFQQLVPAASLLPDGSVNPEVIISGANLTVNQYAQNPSFANLFFFITGFHGTHVASGVFLNYLIYKWTKNGELQRRGHYEMVEKVGLYWHFVDLVWVFVFTFFYLV; via the coding sequence ATGCCCGGCGATGGTGGACTTCAAATCATGAACGGCGTGGATCACCTTGGGGTAAACCTGATGGCACCTGAAAATACTGCCTTGTTCCAGCAATTGGTTCCTGCGGCTTCTTTGTTGCCAGACGGTTCGGTAAATCCAGAGGTCATCATCAGTGGTGCAAACCTTACTGTCAATCAGTATGCGCAAAATCCATCCTTTGCGAATTTGTTTTTCTTCATCACCGGTTTCCACGGCACGCACGTGGCTTCAGGTGTGTTTTTGAACTACTTGATCTACAAGTGGACCAAAAACGGAGAACTGCAGCGTCGTGGACACTATGAAATGGTCGAAAAGGTCGGTCTTTACTGGCACTTCGTGGACCTCGTTTGGGTGTTTGTGTTTACCTTTTTCTACCTCGTCTAA
- a CDS encoding cytochrome C oxidase subunit IV family protein, translated as MSDTHHNAHSKGYDNDQSPYTHPDIHTHHDEAAGVTTRKKIWQVFWILFILTAIEFVIAFTVPRGAFRNITYILMTLVKAFYIVGTFMHLKDEVKSLIMTILIPLTFVLWLILALLIEGGFYGKGWFLGL; from the coding sequence ATGTCAGATACACATCACAATGCGCATTCAAAGGGCTATGACAACGATCAGAGCCCATACACCCACCCTGATATCCATACGCATCACGATGAAGCCGCGGGTGTCACTACCAGAAAGAAAATCTGGCAGGTGTTTTGGATCCTGTTCATCCTGACCGCTATCGAATTTGTGATCGCATTTACCGTTCCAAGGGGTGCATTCAGAAATATCACCTACATTCTGATGACGTTGGTGAAGGCCTTCTACATCGTGGGAACCTTCATGCACTTAAAAGATGAAGTTAAAAGCCTCATCATGACCATCCTGATTCCCCTTACTTTCGTTCTGTGGCTGATTCTTGCCCTGTTGATCGAAGGTGGATTCTACGGAAAAGGCTGGTTCTTGGGCCTCTAG
- a CDS encoding O-antigen ligase family protein, giving the protein MQLPTRIGWQGQEQPLMPRENILRRISYGGVLLCMAGLVTSPALLSIGIIMVMVAGLFLFPLREQLRRFWAHKPAVFMSLLFFVELVSGLWARDIAMKRWLEDLTIKAPLFLGMYGLAVLGPFSLKQVRIALGLLLLGTFVAGTGTVIDYVVNAAEINHRIEISKEVQVWLGSPHIYFSVVMSFSILGGIWSAMQPSPLLFKGDRFVLLLLSLICFVEMHVLTTRTGLVCLYLTILTLGLLLLLRKRRYLLSMVLVIGLLSVPVAGYFGLESFQRRIDNTAMDVTEYFKGHDPNYLSIGTRFESWKTAINLWKEHPVLGVSKADLDADMTDQYVIDKTKLCPENFQEPHNQFLENLAGLGIVGFLVLALAWFYPILSKAWPKDLIFWAFWLNYTFAMMGESTLERQVGVGFLVPVFMLTLGVKK; this is encoded by the coding sequence ATGCAATTACCCACTCGAATTGGTTGGCAAGGGCAGGAGCAGCCTTTGATGCCCCGCGAAAACATCCTGCGGAGGATTTCCTATGGAGGCGTGCTCCTATGCATGGCTGGACTCGTGACGTCCCCGGCGCTGCTCAGCATCGGAATCATCATGGTGATGGTCGCTGGATTGTTCCTTTTTCCACTTCGGGAGCAATTGCGTCGGTTTTGGGCGCACAAGCCAGCGGTTTTTATGTCGTTGTTGTTTTTTGTCGAGCTTGTTTCCGGCCTGTGGGCCAGGGATATTGCAATGAAGCGATGGCTGGAAGACCTGACCATCAAGGCTCCACTTTTTCTTGGGATGTATGGTCTGGCCGTTTTGGGACCATTTTCTTTGAAGCAGGTTCGAATTGCACTTGGCTTGTTGTTGCTGGGAACCTTTGTCGCTGGAACCGGTACCGTGATCGATTACGTAGTCAATGCAGCCGAAATCAACCACCGCATCGAAATATCAAAAGAGGTGCAAGTATGGCTGGGAAGTCCGCACATTTATTTCAGTGTGGTCATGTCCTTTTCGATTTTAGGAGGGATTTGGTCCGCGATGCAGCCGTCTCCTTTGCTGTTCAAGGGAGACCGCTTTGTCTTACTCCTGCTTTCGTTGATTTGTTTTGTCGAAATGCATGTGCTCACCACAAGAACCGGCCTTGTTTGCCTTTACCTCACCATTTTAACCCTCGGATTGTTGCTTTTGCTGCGCAAAAGGCGCTATCTGCTTTCCATGGTGCTGGTAATTGGTCTGCTTTCGGTGCCGGTTGCGGGTTATTTCGGATTGGAATCTTTTCAGCGCCGCATCGACAACACGGCGATGGATGTCACCGAATATTTCAAAGGGCATGATCCCAATTACCTGAGCATCGGAACCAGGTTTGAAAGTTGGAAGACTGCCATTAACCTATGGAAGGAGCATCCTGTTTTGGGGGTTTCTAAAGCCGATTTGGACGCAGACATGACCGATCAATACGTCATCGACAAGACCAAACTCTGTCCGGAAAATTTTCAGGAACCACATAACCAATTCCTTGAAAATCTGGCTGGTTTGGGTATCGTAGGCTTCTTGGTGCTTGCATTGGCTTGGTTTTATCCAATACTTTCAAAGGCATGGCCCAAGGATCTGATTTTCTGGGCATTCTGGCTGAATTATACCTTCGCGATGATGGGCGAATCCACGCTTGAACGGCAAGTGGGCGTCGGATTCCTTGTACCTGTGTTCATGCTGACGCTGGGAGTGAAAAAGTGA
- a CDS encoding DUF4878 domain-containing protein has protein sequence MKRTLKFSAIALLAVVVLWACGGASGPKAVGESFLNAMAKGDIEGAKKFATKDAQESLGMMAASAEAKKTNPDKIEIGEIKEEGDKATLSYKENGTDKSLNLVKEDGQWKAAWTKGGGGLEDLGGALEGAVEGAVEGATEALADSAATAPAEGE, from the coding sequence ATGAAAAGGACTTTGAAATTTTCTGCTATCGCACTGCTCGCAGTGGTTGTTCTCTGGGCATGTGGTGGCGCAAGCGGCCCTAAGGCTGTCGGCGAAAGCTTCTTGAATGCAATGGCAAAAGGCGACATCGAAGGCGCAAAGAAATTTGCTACCAAAGATGCTCAAGAGTCATTGGGTATGATGGCTGCTTCTGCTGAAGCCAAAAAAACCAATCCTGACAAAATCGAAATCGGCGAGATCAAAGAAGAAGGCGACAAAGCCACTTTGAGCTACAAAGAAAACGGAACTGACAAGAGCTTGAACCTGGTCAAAGAAGACGGTCAGTGGAAAGCAGCTTGGACCAAAGGTGGCGGTGGCCTCGAAGATTTGGGTGGTGCGCTTGAAGGTGCTGTCGAAGGCGCTGTTGAAGGTGCTACCGAAGCTTTGGCTGACTCTGCAGCAACTGCTCCAGCTGAAGGCGAATAA